Proteins encoded together in one Planctomyces sp. SH-PL14 window:
- a CDS encoding RNA polymerase sigma factor gives MPRVPETRASLILRLPSRADADAWREFVSLYEPFVLRFARRSGLQDADARELVQDVLVSVVQAVGRWQVDPERARFRTWLFRIARNRLLDVLAQRERQKIRAGSSGLVDRSHADRLVEQAARAHREELFRWAAGRVKTQFREETWQAFWRTSVEGESVAEVARSLGLTEGAVYIARSRVIARFREELKPLEEDHAL, from the coding sequence ATGCCGCGTGTTCCGGAAACCCGAGCCAGCCTGATTCTGCGACTGCCGTCGCGGGCCGATGCCGACGCCTGGCGAGAGTTCGTCTCGCTGTATGAGCCGTTCGTCCTTCGGTTTGCGCGGCGGAGCGGACTGCAGGACGCCGACGCCCGCGAACTCGTCCAGGATGTCCTGGTCTCCGTCGTCCAGGCGGTCGGCCGATGGCAGGTCGATCCCGAACGAGCCCGGTTCCGAACCTGGCTCTTCCGGATCGCCCGCAACCGCCTGCTCGACGTCCTGGCCCAACGAGAGCGGCAGAAGATCCGCGCAGGCTCGAGCGGACTGGTCGACCGGAGCCACGCGGACAGGCTCGTCGAGCAGGCCGCGCGGGCCCACCGGGAGGAACTGTTCCGCTGGGCCGCCGGCCGCGTGAAGACGCAGTTCCGCGAGGAGACCTGGCAGGCGTTCTGGCGGACGAGTGTTGAAGGCGAGTCGGTCGCGGAAGTCGCGCGGTCACTGGGACTCACGGAAGGAGCCGTCTATATCGCCCGGAGTCGGGTCATCGCCCGCTTCCGGGAGGAACTCAAGCCCCTGGAGGAGGACCATGCTCTGTAA
- a CDS encoding tetratricopeptide repeat protein, translating into MIARSLVLLGFLSAASSLPAQPTSPPTPGLGPAAPAAPAADGAPAAPGAVPVTEEKDKLKTQADEAYRKQDYTKAIEILDQILKETPNDHVALYLRASAKVELGADEGKAELIRNGITDSINAVKAEGKSRPDYYLPYFYGMSQLSALENTLEHARSARGVADGMLKQPLQGPERSQILYQRALLSLQMKEPVPAKADLEESVKLVADNMAAWMALADVTARQDGVDKGLEVFRQAIEKHPSDAMLLNNRGMFLQSQGRDSEAVADFTRAYEIDPKFTVALANRGLSLLNQSQFEAAEADLTKAMEGGQLDRGILSLRSAVRMNLNRLDDAIRDSEAGVKLEPENPLAHADLGFAQFAAKDYAGALKSLDEAQRLGKELPFLLPWRYAAAKAAGAPIPADADAAIKKGKEQRNWFESLTAYQAGQITEADLKQLIDAAPEPYRDPQKCEANCFIGLKAVAAGNREAAKRAFQQSLTSKATSLSAYRVARAMVSGL; encoded by the coding sequence GTGATCGCCCGCTCTCTCGTCCTGCTGGGTTTTCTGTCTGCCGCATCCTCACTCCCGGCCCAGCCGACGAGTCCTCCCACGCCCGGCCTCGGTCCTGCGGCTCCCGCGGCCCCCGCGGCCGATGGTGCGCCGGCCGCTCCCGGGGCAGTGCCGGTGACGGAAGAGAAGGACAAGCTCAAGACGCAGGCGGACGAGGCGTACCGCAAGCAGGACTACACGAAGGCGATCGAGATCCTCGACCAGATCCTCAAGGAGACTCCGAACGACCACGTCGCCCTCTATCTGCGGGCGAGCGCCAAGGTCGAGCTGGGGGCGGACGAGGGGAAGGCGGAGCTGATCCGGAACGGGATCACGGACTCGATTAACGCCGTCAAGGCGGAAGGGAAGTCGCGGCCGGACTACTACCTCCCGTACTTCTACGGGATGTCGCAGCTCTCTGCCCTCGAGAACACGCTGGAGCATGCGCGTTCGGCCCGCGGGGTGGCGGACGGAATGCTGAAGCAGCCTCTCCAGGGGCCCGAGCGGTCGCAGATCCTGTATCAGCGGGCGCTCCTGAGCCTGCAGATGAAGGAGCCGGTTCCCGCGAAGGCGGACCTGGAGGAGTCGGTGAAGCTCGTGGCAGACAACATGGCCGCCTGGATGGCGCTGGCCGACGTCACGGCGCGGCAGGACGGGGTGGACAAGGGGCTCGAGGTCTTCCGGCAGGCGATCGAAAAGCATCCGAGCGACGCGATGCTCCTCAACAACCGGGGGATGTTCCTGCAGTCGCAGGGTCGGGACAGCGAAGCGGTCGCCGACTTCACGCGGGCGTATGAGATCGATCCCAAGTTCACCGTCGCCCTCGCCAACCGGGGGTTGTCGCTCCTGAACCAGTCGCAGTTCGAGGCGGCGGAGGCGGACCTGACGAAGGCGATGGAAGGGGGGCAGCTCGACCGGGGGATCCTGAGCCTGCGGTCGGCGGTGCGGATGAACCTCAACCGGCTGGACGACGCGATCCGCGACAGCGAAGCAGGGGTGAAGCTGGAGCCGGAGAACCCGCTGGCCCATGCGGACCTGGGGTTCGCGCAGTTCGCCGCCAAGGACTATGCCGGGGCGCTCAAGTCGCTCGATGAAGCGCAGCGGCTGGGGAAGGAACTACCGTTCCTCCTGCCGTGGCGGTACGCGGCGGCCAAGGCGGCGGGGGCGCCGATCCCGGCCGACGCGGACGCGGCGATCAAGAAGGGGAAGGAGCAGCGGAACTGGTTCGAGTCGCTGACCGCCTACCAGGCGGGGCAGATCACGGAGGCGGATCTCAAGCAGTTGATCGACGCCGCGCCGGAGCCGTATCGCGATCCTCAGAAGTGTGAGGCGAACTGTTTCATCGGGCTCAAGGCCGTGGCCGCCGGGAACAGGGAGGCGGCAAAGCGGGCGTTCCAGCAGTCGCTGACGAGCAAGGCAACGTCGCTGTCGGCGTACCGCGTCGCGCGGGCGATGGTGAGCGGGCTGTAG
- a CDS encoding sugar phosphate isomerase/epimerase family protein: MPFTAPVSRRHFLRQLSAASALAACPSLTWGAEADPYHGLKVGLQSYTLRNFDVEQAIEHSKKLGIHFWESYPKHVPMTTVPAALAASRKQLNDAGITLLAYGVLGFDENETKAREAFEFAKAMGLMSISADPKPDNKTFDLLDKLVAEYDVAIGIHNHGPGHRYDKASDVEKVIKDRHPKIGACVDTGHYLRSDENPVEILERFNKRVFGVHLKDVRTIRDAAEQEKASKGLPKGRVDQLKREGKLFTVLGEGELDVKGCLKVLRAQDYKYCVAIEYEENAENPIADVELCLKTVRASF; this comes from the coding sequence ATGCCGTTCACCGCTCCCGTGTCCCGCCGACACTTCCTCCGTCAGCTCTCCGCCGCCAGCGCCCTGGCCGCCTGCCCCAGCCTCACCTGGGGGGCTGAAGCCGACCCATACCACGGCCTTAAGGTCGGACTGCAGAGCTACACCCTCCGCAACTTCGACGTCGAGCAGGCCATCGAACACAGCAAGAAGCTCGGCATCCACTTCTGGGAGTCGTACCCCAAGCACGTCCCGATGACGACGGTTCCCGCCGCCCTCGCCGCCTCCCGCAAGCAGCTCAACGACGCCGGCATCACGCTGCTCGCCTACGGCGTCCTCGGCTTCGACGAGAACGAAACCAAGGCCCGCGAAGCGTTCGAGTTCGCCAAGGCAATGGGCCTCATGTCGATCAGCGCCGACCCCAAGCCGGACAACAAGACGTTCGACCTCCTCGACAAGCTCGTTGCCGAGTACGACGTCGCCATCGGGATCCACAACCATGGCCCCGGCCACCGCTACGACAAGGCGTCCGACGTCGAGAAGGTCATCAAGGATCGCCACCCCAAGATCGGGGCCTGCGTCGACACCGGCCACTACCTCCGCAGCGACGAGAACCCGGTCGAGATCCTGGAACGCTTCAACAAGCGGGTCTTCGGCGTCCACCTCAAGGACGTCCGGACGATCCGCGACGCCGCCGAGCAGGAGAAGGCGTCCAAAGGGCTGCCGAAGGGACGCGTCGATCAGCTGAAGCGCGAAGGGAAGCTGTTCACGGTCCTTGGTGAAGGGGAGCTCGACGTGAAGGGCTGCCTCAAGGTGCTCCGCGCCCAGGACTACAAGTACTGCGTCGCGATCGAGTACGAGGAGAACGCCGAGAACCCGATCGCCGACGTCGAGCTCTGCCTCAAGACCGTCCGGGCTTCTTTCTGA
- a CDS encoding serine/threonine-protein kinase → MLCNDARLRALLTVDESSGLFRDVSKHVETCPRCRERLLELSGDESLVLEACETLRGEGEVTDADLGLSSSVLVAIDSLQGGDVPIDFETVSLDFLAPASHPEMLGRLGRYEIEKVIGTGGMGVVLKAYDTELHRVVAVKVLLPHLANSGAARRRFSREAQAAAAVVHEHVIPIYNVEAEGDIPYLVMQYVPGQSLQARVDEHGPLGVAEVLRIARQAAAGLAAAHDQGVVHRDVKPANLLLEESVDRVLISDFGLARTVDDATLTRTGIVAGTPHYMSPEQAGGEVVDHRTDLFSLGSVLYFMCTGRPPFRADSPMAVLNRICHEPHRPVDEVNPLIPLELAELIERLLAKPAAARFASARDVEQQAARLLTALQQGGRLRRRGLWRRWSRVARRGREAARLFLLGGLCLLLGIGVSRWMGTPVREAAPQPPPAGSAPIAARSPEPTPEAAVPDSTNWAAVRALLEQDTFDADLRTAQQQLDQAERTDDAATDQRADHDPWELELQAVESLLENLSPLRKPPDPQRANSNPAVPDAGAQPQAN, encoded by the coding sequence ATGCTCTGTAACGACGCGCGGCTCCGCGCCCTCCTGACCGTCGACGAAAGCAGCGGCCTGTTCCGCGACGTTTCGAAACACGTGGAAACCTGCCCGCGGTGCCGGGAGCGACTCCTCGAACTGTCCGGCGATGAATCCCTCGTGCTGGAGGCGTGCGAGACGCTCCGCGGCGAAGGGGAAGTCACCGACGCCGATCTTGGCCTTTCCTCCTCGGTGCTGGTGGCGATCGACTCCCTTCAGGGAGGGGACGTCCCGATCGACTTCGAGACGGTCTCGCTCGACTTCCTCGCCCCGGCGTCGCACCCCGAGATGCTCGGACGGCTCGGCCGGTACGAGATCGAGAAGGTCATCGGGACCGGCGGCATGGGTGTCGTCCTCAAGGCGTACGACACCGAGCTCCACCGCGTCGTGGCGGTGAAGGTCCTGCTGCCGCACCTGGCGAACAGCGGCGCGGCCCGGCGGCGGTTCTCGCGGGAGGCGCAGGCCGCGGCGGCGGTCGTCCACGAGCACGTCATCCCGATCTACAACGTCGAGGCCGAAGGAGACATCCCGTACCTCGTCATGCAGTACGTCCCCGGACAGTCGCTGCAGGCCCGCGTCGATGAACACGGTCCGCTCGGAGTCGCCGAGGTCCTGAGAATCGCGCGGCAGGCGGCCGCGGGACTCGCGGCGGCCCACGACCAGGGGGTCGTCCACCGCGACGTGAAGCCGGCCAACCTGCTCCTCGAAGAATCAGTCGACCGGGTTCTGATCTCGGACTTCGGGCTCGCCCGGACCGTGGACGATGCCACGCTGACCCGGACCGGGATCGTGGCCGGCACGCCGCACTACATGTCTCCCGAGCAGGCGGGAGGGGAGGTGGTGGACCACCGCACCGACCTCTTCAGCCTGGGGAGCGTCCTGTACTTCATGTGCACCGGGCGGCCGCCCTTCCGGGCCGACTCCCCGATGGCGGTCCTGAACCGGATCTGCCACGAGCCGCATCGGCCGGTCGACGAAGTCAACCCGCTCATCCCGCTTGAGCTGGCGGAGCTGATCGAGCGGCTCCTCGCCAAGCCGGCCGCGGCCCGGTTCGCGTCGGCGCGGGACGTCGAGCAGCAGGCGGCCCGGCTGCTGACTGCGCTCCAGCAAGGGGGCCGGCTGCGCCGCCGAGGTCTGTGGCGGAGATGGTCGCGCGTTGCCCGCCGGGGACGCGAGGCGGCGCGGCTGTTCCTCCTGGGTGGCCTGTGTCTTCTGCTGGGGATCGGCGTCAGCCGGTGGATGGGAACGCCGGTGCGGGAAGCGGCCCCGCAGCCGCCTCCCGCCGGTTCCGCGCCCATTGCCGCCCGATCACCCGAGCCCACTCCCGAAGCAGCCGTGCCGGACTCCACGAACTGGGCCGCCGTCCGCGCGCTCCTCGAACAGGACACGTTCGACGCAGACCTTCGGACCGCACAGCAGCAACTGGATCAGGCCGAGCGAACAGACGACGCAGCCACCGATCAGCGGGCCGATCACGATCCCTGGGAGCTTGAACTTCAGGCGGTCGAATCGCTCCTGGAGAACCTGTCTCCCCTCCGGAAGCCACCCGATCCTCAACGAGCGAACAGCAATCCCGCCGTCCCGGACGCCGGAGCACAGCCCCAGGCGAACTGA
- a CDS encoding exonuclease: MAEIYVSTDVEADGPIPGPHSMLSFASAAYLADKTLVGTFEANLTLLPEAVGDPRTMAWWETQPEAWAACRKDPGDPQEVMPRYVRWLKGLPGRPVFVGYPAAYDFLFVYWYLIRFAGESPFSHSALDIKTYAMAVLGKEYRESVKRNMPRSWFDDLPHTHVALDDALGQGALFCNMLAHARQS; this comes from the coding sequence ATGGCGGAAATCTACGTCAGCACGGACGTCGAGGCGGACGGCCCGATCCCCGGTCCGCATTCGATGCTCAGCTTTGCCTCCGCGGCGTACCTGGCGGACAAGACCCTCGTCGGCACGTTCGAAGCGAATCTCACGCTCCTCCCGGAGGCGGTCGGCGATCCGCGGACGATGGCGTGGTGGGAAACGCAGCCGGAGGCGTGGGCCGCCTGCCGGAAGGATCCCGGCGATCCGCAGGAGGTGATGCCGCGGTATGTCCGGTGGCTCAAGGGGCTCCCGGGCCGTCCGGTCTTCGTTGGCTACCCGGCGGCTTATGACTTCCTGTTCGTCTACTGGTATCTGATCCGCTTCGCTGGCGAGAGCCCGTTCTCGCACTCCGCGCTCGATATCAAGACGTATGCGATGGCGGTTCTTGGCAAGGAGTACCGTGAGTCCGTGAAGCGGAACATGCCGCGGAGCTGGTTCGACGACCTGCCGCATACGCATGTCGCTCTCGACGACGCCCTCGGCCAGGGGGCCCTGTTCTGCAACATGCTGGCCCACGCGCGGCAGTCATAG
- a CDS encoding alpha/beta hydrolase family protein: MILRLLTLLTLLSTSAPLRAEYDPLKVDSTTRETKDFTIADSTRSREIPIRVYLPKEPKPAPVILFSHGLGGARTNNAYLGQHWAQRGYIAVFLQHAGSDENVWREARLGERLSTLREAASPKNFLLRNEDVRVTLDQLDQWNTDKTHPLSGRLDLKHVGMSGHSFGAVTTQAVSGQTPVIGKGFTDDRIRAAVMMSPSGPRRGDPQKAFGRVKIPWMLLTGTEDDSPIGDTTPESRLEVFPGLPPGGKYELVLNGAQHSAFSERALPGDMKKRNPNHHRAILAMTTAFWDAYLKDDAAAKAWLDGPDAKSVLEKEDRWQRK, from the coding sequence ATGATCCTCCGCCTCCTGACCCTCCTGACCCTCCTCTCCACCTCCGCACCCCTGCGGGCCGAGTACGACCCCCTCAAAGTCGACTCCACCACCCGCGAAACCAAAGACTTCACGATCGCCGACTCCACCCGCTCGCGCGAAATCCCCATCCGCGTCTACCTCCCCAAAGAACCCAAACCCGCCCCCGTCATCCTCTTCAGCCACGGCCTCGGCGGCGCACGCACCAACAACGCCTACCTCGGCCAACACTGGGCCCAGCGGGGCTACATCGCCGTCTTCCTCCAACACGCCGGCAGCGACGAAAACGTCTGGCGCGAAGCCCGCCTCGGCGAACGACTCTCCACACTCCGCGAAGCCGCCAGCCCCAAGAACTTCCTCCTCCGCAACGAGGACGTCCGCGTCACTCTCGACCAGCTCGACCAGTGGAACACCGACAAGACACACCCGCTGTCCGGCCGGCTCGACCTCAAGCACGTCGGGATGTCCGGCCACTCCTTCGGGGCCGTCACGACCCAGGCGGTCAGCGGCCAGACACCCGTCATCGGCAAAGGCTTCACCGACGACCGGATCCGGGCTGCCGTCATGATGAGCCCCAGCGGACCGCGGCGCGGAGACCCGCAGAAGGCGTTCGGCAGAGTGAAGATCCCCTGGATGCTCCTGACCGGAACGGAAGACGATTCCCCGATCGGCGACACGACTCCGGAATCGCGCCTCGAAGTCTTCCCCGGACTCCCTCCCGGCGGAAAGTACGAACTGGTCCTCAACGGCGCACAGCACTCGGCGTTCTCCGAGCGAGCCCTGCCGGGAGACATGAAGAAGCGAAACCCCAACCACCACCGCGCGATCCTGGCAATGACGACCGCCTTCTGGGACGCCTACCTCAAGGACGACGCCGCGGCCAAGGCATGGCTCGACGGCCCGGACGCCAAAAGCGTCCTGGAGAAGGAAGACCGCTGGCAGCGGAAGTGA